A single genomic interval of Lewinellaceae bacterium harbors:
- a CDS encoding M36 family metallopeptidase, giving the protein MHAWKRFCRFLSVTQLLIFTISLQAQSTISLRDLVIREASKTHASSDLSEAKVSSSYTTSGLNVTHVYLSQYFQGIPVEGGIINAAIRNGSIVNFNSRFIPYIESKVSRTNPQLNSDIAMRTAALEVRMVLPSQMGTPKIEYNSSGLPIKYAYAPIHPNEEQPTIGLKWMQDAGRNSKQVHLVWEVVLENPDSQSIWHVFVDAMDGKIMSKYDAVIKCFAVDHDHIPGSSHSIKQTSTKKDSPRILGMNMPMMSAGYRVFDLPLEAPSFGSRTLVADPWDRNGPGNPAGTLMWQNDGTQIYTYTRGNNTYAYEDTSNVNPSLPAPGVLNGRYSPDGGASLQFDFPLDLNNHPRTNIDAAITNLFFWNNLNHDIFYQYGFDEAAGNFQVDNLGRGGQGNDAVRAEALDAFRVGARNNANFFTPVDGNAPRMQMYVWESAPVAPLLVNSPIITTFESIESGFSVNNKLFDVGPVTANVYYTGGIGCSAAEFAGFPPGAIAMVDRGTCSFTIKALNAQAAGAVGLIVVQNNIGAPTTMGGTDNSITMPAVMISMEDGATLKALPNGTVNVSMTTGGPVAFKLGDLDNGIITHEYGHGISTRLVGGPNIGCLGNEEQMGEGWSDYFALMLTTDWNSAAPNDARPIGTYALNQASNSFGIRPFPYSYDMSINPETYANLPDNALLTTPHGVGTVWATMLWDMTWNVIAQVGSVDQDLYHGQGGNNIALQLVIDALKLTPCSPGFVDARDAILRADELRYNGLYRCAIWDAFARRGLGIAADQGSSLSRFDGTASFATDTTVTVFKTTSPGVIREGEVGTINISLSCGCGNGTNSGLTVEDVIGAGLTYVSGGTLSGDTVSFGPLACMGTDTLTVSYQVTADSCIWDLPATLFSETAEASPMVAVENLSGLTNWSKSNTLAHEGAASWYAVDFDSPSDNALVTDPISVTKNSELSFFHRFETESGWDGGVVEYSLDGGSTWYDAQPYMVQNGYTENSGSFFRPLFGGSSEGYFGTTDFVESKISLYSFIGLQVKFRFRFLSDQFVGGSGINGWYIDDISVTTVNVAVNQTKLFRNGVLEDSVLCLIPLGLPTQSDNTFTCHDRVNISMNGQCLRNIEPEELITTAECANHLLVELSYPKGTNTFDPASTVDVSHIGAEMTYRVIDLVNKNSCWGTIKVEDKYPPIIECSNTTVSCLNAENAAAKVVVGDNCSAYGDPKVEIVSRKWESFDCDTDSPLSGYVARVIRATDVWGNFVECNDTIFIIRESLDQLVCPDDVEIECTTTVIHDNKEVELLWNTGEKGDTYLDDQGYAHPWPTDGKGYFPAPYLVSALQGQPDAYFIPGRSASGPQFDKQGKCQILFEYEDHVLPTCGRSYKIRRTWHIYDWCRGSDFTCVQWFKFSDTKGPEIDPHALITKVEAPISGMVSFTDLQSWTDATGDQDIVLEDFNQFKQDVSFADEPLELDYFSIQRVVDNLYYPVLFDIIDASPFVGPGAVDGTPAAIFEHALEFGSEADHVELRFKIPVTSFSAEFLYAASGENVNLDVELQTMSGKTSQIAMLPADGFFGVVSGMDPITKISFRSRVDQVLASKAYYVDNIRFSTGLRLKDDYNLVGYSDPHDCKAHLDIPDIRDLVVKECDDQLTVLYEVSYQDQAHPGSTTLLSGEIAEGGKATVYLPQGWHWIRYVIRDRCWNESVVYRKALIEDNTPPTPVCDEITQVTLDPEKCWARVYAKDLDDGSHDNCCEQLHFAVANMDSVTYWRNYWHDFFIGCIGESAYNADKDGYETYIEEWINTFVFDDYIDVTECGREQLVLRVYEACDLPVYDPHTFYGGEHEWYWYNHSHVFQAFYLWKLDEFIHYGDPRYLITCEGDYLHYDFPVLAIAGVYGHLDIMPQLTEGGYSGCGLAGLPSNSILELELPELLNAHSPVPWGICSWQIITEEGVEDWKNRIFEPYRTEAEITKRLNLTTPYYTPVRYSDCMIEVIKDDKTPPVVVAPEDVTVYCDGVPYWWELTKPYAGGTKTATVKGHGASFTHDVCEGEDALATYCADPYIYPVGWNTSGAPVEVTTVCCVEIPWDGGDFGYYGGSVCGESNYVGGVNCDEYSYWYHDHNWQPIYCRLWLMLDKYDNPDGGHPDPQSYFDETSEDWVITDNCWAPETEVEYSGSLNECGVGTLTKTVTATDKCGNTAHDTQTLYVKPRSDFEVIFPADVVVNCTDPGSLAADRTGAGYPEISDDDCELIGVTYSDERYDVTEGCYKILRTWKLIDWCVYSPDINSRYPDVIVDDRLVASESRCCIHRNLKDDGDGYMTYLQVIKVVDDEAPVIVCNELEETCILDNNCDAATVRYELLASGTDNCAAEDEIQYRYTVLADETTPVAYGQGHELTAELAVGTYGVWLVGKDRCGNEDSCYTTFTIRDCKNPTPYCYHGIATVVMSPSGEVEVWAADFDAGSYDNCTTADNLILSFTEDGETPSITFTCADIPDGRSQEIEVEIWVIDEAGNKDFCTTTLLLQDNTGNACQDSSPLTKSGTGSASPGQKVKGEGIRTPELYQNTPNPFSGETKIGFWLPESMTATLRVMDVTGKELYRVTGSYSGGNHLITLEAGSIPEVKGVLFYQLETASGVLNKRMVRVN; this is encoded by the coding sequence ATGCACGCCTGGAAGAGATTCTGCCGATTTTTGAGTGTAACCCAACTGTTGATTTTTACCATTTCATTACAAGCTCAAAGCACTATCTCGCTAAGAGACCTGGTCATCAGGGAAGCTTCCAAAACCCATGCCTCAAGTGACCTGTCCGAAGCAAAGGTGAGTAGTTCTTACACGACATCCGGACTGAATGTAACCCATGTTTATCTCAGCCAGTATTTCCAAGGGATTCCTGTTGAAGGTGGGATAATAAATGCCGCCATAAGAAATGGATCAATCGTAAATTTCAACTCCCGGTTCATACCATACATTGAATCAAAGGTTTCAAGGACAAATCCACAACTGAACTCGGACATAGCAATGCGAACAGCCGCGCTTGAAGTTCGGATGGTTTTACCAAGCCAGATGGGTACGCCAAAAATTGAATACAATTCCAGTGGGTTGCCGATTAAATATGCTTATGCCCCGATCCATCCGAATGAGGAGCAGCCAACGATAGGACTAAAATGGATGCAGGATGCCGGCCGTAATTCCAAGCAGGTTCATCTTGTTTGGGAAGTCGTTCTGGAAAATCCGGACAGTCAGAGCATCTGGCATGTATTTGTGGATGCCATGGATGGCAAAATCATGTCAAAATACGATGCAGTAATAAAGTGTTTTGCCGTTGACCACGATCATATTCCGGGATCGTCGCATTCGATCAAACAAACATCAACAAAGAAAGATAGTCCCCGTATTCTTGGCATGAATATGCCGATGATGAGTGCGGGCTATCGCGTTTTTGACCTGCCCCTCGAAGCACCAAGTTTCGGAAGCCGTACGCTCGTTGCCGACCCTTGGGACCGAAATGGGCCGGGTAACCCAGCCGGCACATTAATGTGGCAAAATGATGGGACGCAAATCTATACCTATACTCGTGGTAATAACACGTATGCTTACGAAGACACATCTAATGTAAACCCCTCATTACCGGCTCCGGGTGTCCTCAATGGACGCTATTCACCGGACGGTGGTGCTTCTCTGCAGTTTGACTTCCCACTCGACCTGAACAATCACCCAAGAACGAACATCGATGCCGCCATTACCAATTTGTTTTTCTGGAACAATTTGAATCACGACATTTTTTATCAGTATGGTTTCGATGAAGCGGCCGGTAACTTTCAGGTCGATAATCTCGGCCGGGGAGGCCAGGGTAACGATGCTGTTCGTGCCGAAGCCCTGGATGCTTTCAGGGTAGGAGCCAGAAACAATGCCAACTTTTTCACCCCAGTGGACGGGAATGCACCCCGGATGCAAATGTATGTTTGGGAGTCTGCCCCTGTTGCCCCATTGTTGGTTAACAGTCCCATTATAACCACCTTTGAATCGATCGAAAGTGGTTTTAGCGTCAATAATAAATTATTTGATGTAGGACCGGTCACGGCAAACGTATATTACACCGGTGGGATTGGTTGTTCTGCTGCAGAGTTTGCCGGCTTCCCTCCCGGAGCCATTGCCATGGTCGACCGAGGTACCTGTTCTTTTACCATAAAAGCACTAAATGCTCAAGCCGCTGGTGCCGTAGGTCTTATTGTCGTTCAGAATAATATAGGTGCTCCTACAACTATGGGGGGCACTGATAACTCGATCACCATGCCCGCAGTGATGATTTCGATGGAGGATGGTGCTACGCTTAAAGCATTGCCCAACGGTACCGTCAACGTAAGCATGACCACTGGTGGTCCGGTAGCTTTTAAGCTCGGTGATCTGGACAACGGGATTATTACCCACGAATACGGCCATGGTATTTCAACACGTCTCGTGGGTGGACCCAATATCGGATGCCTTGGAAATGAAGAGCAAATGGGGGAAGGCTGGAGCGATTATTTTGCGCTGATGCTGACAACTGACTGGAACTCGGCAGCACCAAATGATGCCAGACCAATTGGGACCTATGCATTAAATCAGGCCAGCAATAGCTTTGGAATCCGACCATTTCCTTATTCCTATGATATGTCGATCAATCCCGAGACCTATGCGAACTTGCCGGATAATGCGCTATTGACTACGCCACATGGGGTCGGAACGGTCTGGGCGACCATGCTCTGGGATATGACCTGGAACGTTATTGCTCAGGTAGGAAGCGTAGATCAGGATCTGTATCATGGTCAGGGTGGGAATAACATCGCCTTGCAATTGGTCATTGATGCGTTGAAGCTCACCCCCTGTTCTCCTGGATTTGTTGATGCCCGGGATGCAATATTAAGAGCGGATGAATTGCGGTATAATGGTCTTTACCGGTGTGCGATATGGGATGCTTTTGCCCGCCGGGGATTGGGCATAGCTGCCGACCAAGGAAGTTCATTAAGTCGCTTTGATGGCACCGCCTCTTTTGCAACAGATACGACTGTTACGGTTTTCAAAACCACCAGCCCGGGTGTAATCCGCGAAGGTGAGGTTGGTACGATTAATATTTCATTGTCCTGCGGTTGTGGCAATGGGACCAACTCTGGACTGACCGTGGAGGATGTCATCGGTGCTGGACTTACCTACGTTAGTGGAGGCACGCTGTCCGGAGATACCGTTTCTTTTGGTCCCCTGGCTTGCATGGGTACGGACACCCTAACCGTATCCTATCAGGTGACAGCAGATAGCTGTATCTGGGATCTTCCGGCAACGCTATTTTCAGAAACTGCCGAGGCGTCACCAATGGTTGCGGTCGAAAACCTTAGTGGGTTAACCAACTGGAGTAAATCCAATACGCTTGCTCATGAGGGGGCTGCATCCTGGTATGCGGTTGATTTTGACAGTCCTTCAGATAATGCGTTGGTTACAGATCCAATCTCAGTGACGAAGAACAGCGAGTTATCCTTTTTCCATCGGTTTGAGACAGAATCCGGTTGGGATGGTGGTGTTGTTGAGTACTCTTTGGATGGCGGCAGCACCTGGTATGATGCACAGCCATACATGGTTCAAAACGGTTATACCGAAAATTCGGGTTCCTTTTTCCGCCCCCTTTTTGGTGGAAGCAGTGAAGGATATTTTGGAACGACGGATTTTGTCGAGTCTAAAATCTCACTGTACTCGTTTATCGGACTGCAGGTGAAATTCAGATTCAGATTCCTATCCGACCAATTTGTAGGTGGTTCGGGAATCAATGGCTGGTACATCGATGATATTTCAGTAACCACGGTAAATGTTGCAGTAAATCAAACGAAGTTGTTCCGCAATGGTGTGTTGGAAGACTCGGTTCTTTGCCTCATTCCGTTGGGTTTGCCAACCCAGTCAGACAATACCTTCACGTGTCATGACCGGGTCAATATTTCCATGAATGGCCAATGCCTTAGGAATATTGAACCCGAAGAATTGATCACGACGGCTGAATGTGCCAACCACTTATTGGTAGAATTATCGTATCCAAAAGGTACGAATACGTTCGATCCGGCCAGTACGGTCGATGTTTCACACATTGGCGCTGAAATGACCTACCGGGTGATCGATTTAGTCAACAAAAATAGTTGTTGGGGAACCATTAAAGTTGAAGACAAATATCCTCCGATCATCGAATGTTCCAACACGACAGTGTCTTGTTTGAATGCAGAAAATGCGGCTGCTAAGGTGGTGGTAGGTGATAATTGCAGTGCTTACGGCGATCCAAAAGTTGAAATCGTTAGCCGTAAATGGGAAAGCTTTGATTGCGATACAGACTCTCCGCTCAGTGGTTATGTTGCACGGGTAATACGGGCCACCGATGTATGGGGTAATTTCGTGGAATGCAATGACACCATCTTTATCATCCGTGAATCGCTTGATCAATTGGTATGCCCGGATGATGTAGAAATAGAGTGTACAACTACGGTGATTCACGACAATAAAGAAGTGGAGCTTCTCTGGAATACCGGAGAAAAAGGGGACACCTATCTCGATGACCAGGGATATGCTCATCCTTGGCCCACGGATGGGAAAGGTTATTTTCCGGCACCGTATTTGGTCAGTGCCTTACAAGGTCAGCCGGATGCGTATTTCATCCCCGGGCGTTCTGCCTCAGGACCTCAATTTGACAAACAAGGTAAATGCCAGATACTATTTGAATACGAAGATCATGTTTTGCCGACTTGCGGACGTTCGTATAAGATCCGTCGTACCTGGCACATTTACGACTGGTGCAGGGGCAGTGATTTCACCTGTGTTCAGTGGTTTAAGTTTTCAGATACCAAGGGCCCGGAGATCGATCCGCATGCTCTGATCACCAAAGTTGAAGCTCCTATTTCAGGGATGGTCTCGTTTACCGACCTCCAGTCTTGGACAGATGCTACCGGAGATCAGGACATTGTATTGGAAGATTTTAACCAATTCAAACAAGATGTTTCTTTTGCAGATGAGCCATTGGAGTTGGACTATTTCTCCATCCAAAGGGTGGTGGACAACCTCTATTATCCGGTTTTATTTGATATAATCGATGCTTCGCCCTTTGTGGGTCCGGGTGCTGTGGATGGCACGCCTGCAGCCATTTTTGAGCATGCCCTGGAGTTTGGCAGTGAAGCCGACCATGTTGAATTGCGGTTCAAAATTCCGGTAACTTCATTTTCAGCGGAGTTCCTTTATGCCGCCAGTGGTGAAAATGTTAATCTAGATGTGGAATTACAAACCATGTCAGGGAAAACCTCTCAGATCGCTATGTTGCCTGCCGATGGATTCTTTGGTGTGGTGTCCGGGATGGATCCAATTACCAAAATTTCCTTCAGGAGCCGGGTCGATCAAGTTCTAGCCTCAAAAGCGTATTATGTAGACAATATCCGGTTTAGTACAGGGTTACGGTTGAAGGATGATTATAACTTGGTGGGTTATAGTGACCCACACGATTGTAAAGCGCACCTGGATATCCCGGACATTCGGGATTTGGTGGTCAAAGAGTGTGACGATCAGCTTACGGTGTTGTATGAAGTATCTTACCAGGATCAGGCTCATCCGGGATCAACAACGCTCTTGTCTGGCGAAATCGCGGAAGGAGGAAAAGCTACCGTATATCTTCCTCAGGGTTGGCATTGGATTCGTTATGTGATTCGCGATCGCTGCTGGAATGAAAGTGTGGTGTACCGTAAGGCATTGATTGAAGATAATACACCTCCGACACCGGTATGCGACGAGATTACCCAGGTTACCCTGGATCCGGAAAAATGTTGGGCGCGGGTTTACGCCAAGGACCTTGATGATGGCAGCCACGACAATTGTTGTGAGCAGTTACACTTTGCGGTGGCTAATATGGATAGTGTGACCTACTGGCGGAATTACTGGCATGATTTCTTCATCGGATGCATCGGGGAAAGCGCATATAATGCAGACAAGGATGGGTATGAAACCTATATCGAAGAATGGATCAACACGTTTGTTTTCGATGACTATATTGATGTAACAGAATGTGGTCGTGAACAATTAGTATTGCGGGTCTATGAGGCTTGTGACCTGCCTGTATATGATCCACATACCTTCTATGGCGGCGAACACGAATGGTATTGGTACAATCACTCCCATGTGTTCCAGGCTTTCTACTTGTGGAAGCTGGATGAATTCATTCACTATGGAGATCCGCGCTATCTGATCACTTGTGAAGGCGATTATTTGCACTATGATTTTCCTGTTTTGGCCATTGCGGGTGTTTATGGGCATTTAGATATTATGCCTCAATTAACTGAAGGAGGGTATTCCGGATGCGGCCTCGCTGGATTACCGAGTAATTCAATTTTGGAATTGGAATTACCAGAATTATTGAACGCCCATAGTCCGGTTCCATGGGGAATTTGTTCATGGCAAATCATCACAGAAGAAGGAGTGGAAGATTGGAAGAATCGTATCTTCGAACCCTACCGGACCGAAGCAGAGATTACCAAACGATTGAATCTAACTACACCCTACTATACGCCGGTTCGATACAGCGATTGCATGATCGAGGTGATTAAGGACGATAAGACACCACCGGTGGTGGTTGCTCCTGAGGATGTGACGGTTTACTGTGACGGTGTTCCCTACTGGTGGGAGCTGACGAAGCCCTATGCCGGAGGCACCAAAACCGCAACGGTGAAAGGCCATGGCGCCTCCTTTACGCATGATGTATGTGAAGGTGAAGATGCACTGGCTACCTATTGCGCAGATCCTTACATCTACCCAGTAGGATGGAACACTTCAGGTGCTCCGGTAGAAGTAACGACGGTTTGCTGCGTAGAGATCCCGTGGGATGGCGGAGACTTCGGCTATTACGGTGGCTCGGTATGCGGCGAGTCCAATTATGTCGGCGGCGTGAACTGCGATGAATACAGCTACTGGTACCACGATCACAACTGGCAGCCGATCTACTGCCGGCTGTGGCTGATGCTGGATAAATACGACAACCCGGACGGTGGACACCCGGATCCGCAAAGCTACTTTGACGAGACGTCGGAAGACTGGGTGATCACGGACAACTGCTGGGCGCCGGAAACGGAAGTGGAATACAGTGGAAGCCTGAACGAATGTGGGGTAGGGACGCTGACCAAGACGGTGACGGCTACCGATAAATGTGGTAACACGGCACACGACACACAGACGCTGTATGTGAAGCCACGCTCCGACTTTGAGGTGATCTTCCCGGCAGATGTGGTGGTGAACTGCACTGACCCGGGCAGTCTGGCGGCAGACCGCACGGGCGCAGGTTATCCGGAGATCAGCGACGACGACTGTGAGCTGATCGGGGTGACGTACTCGGATGAGCGTTACGATGTGACGGAAGGCTGCTACAAGATCTTACGGACGTGGAAGCTGATTGACTGGTGTGTTTATTCACCAGACATCAATAGCCGCTATCCGGATGTGATCGTCGACGACCGTCTGGTAGCGAGTGAGAGCAGATGCTGCATCCACCGCAATCTGAAGGATGACGGAGATGGTTACATGACCTATCTGCAGGTGATCAAGGTGGTGGATGACGAAGCACCGGTGATCGTATGCAATGAGCTGGAAGAGACCTGCATCCTGGACAACAACTGCGATGCAGCGACGGTACGGTACGAGTTGCTGGCTTCAGGCACAGACAACTGTGCAGCAGAAGATGAGATCCAATACCGCTACACGGTATTGGCCGATGAGACCACTCCGGTAGCTTACGGACAAGGTCATGAATTAACAGCAGAACTGGCGGTAGGCACGTATGGTGTCTGGCTGGTAGGCAAGGATCGCTGTGGCAATGAGGACAGCTGTTATACGACATTTACGATCAGAGACTGCAAGAACCCAACGCCTTATTGCTACCATGGCATCGCTACGGTGGTGATGAGTCCTTCGGGCGAGGTCGAGGTATGGGCTGCGGACTTCGATGCCGGCAGCTACGACAACTGTACGACGGCCGACAACCTGATCCTGAGCTTCACGGAAGACGGAGAGACACCAAGTATCACGTTCACCTGTGCGGACATCCCGGATGGTCGTTCCCAGGAGATTGAAGTGGAGATCTGGGTGATCGACGAAGCCGGTAACAAGGACTTCTGTACTACGACGTTGCTGCTACAGGATAACACTGGCAATGCCTGCCAGGACAGCAGTCCGTTGACGAAGTCGGGAACTGGATCGGCGTCACCGGGACAAAAGGTAAAGGGAGAAGGGATAAGGACGCCTGAGCTCTATCAGAATACGCCGAACCCATTCAGTGGGGAGACGAAGATTGGCTTCTGGTTGCCAGAAAGCATGACAGCAACCCTGCGGGTAATGGACGTGACGGGCAAGGAGCTTTACCGGGTGACCGGCAGTTATTCAGGAGGAAATCATTTGATTACCCTGGAGGCTGGTAGCATTCCGGAAGTGAAAGGTGTCTTGTTTTATCAGCTTGAAACGGCATCAGGAGTGCTCAATAAACGGATGGTCAGGGTTAACTAA
- the gldA gene encoding gliding motility-associated ABC transporter ATP-binding subunit GldA — MSIEVQNLHKWYGSNQALNDISFTIKKGEIVGFLGPNGAGKTTTMKILTCLMPPTEGHASVCGLDVRKNPIGIQRLIGYLPENNPLYGDMFVQEYLNFVSQIYHIPNRQARITDIIQQTGLVSHAHKLIKELSKGYRQRVGLAQALIHDPQVLILDEPTTGLDPNQILEIREIIRQQGKTILLSTHIMQEVEAMCDRVIIIHKGKIIADNSTAELKKQIKSHERIVVEFDRPLTLEYFKKDKYLREVEMIDKQRLTIRQREQEDLRTHLFDFAVAHNLRILEMYQEHNSLEDVFRELTHA; from the coding sequence ATGTCAATTGAGGTACAGAACCTCCATAAATGGTACGGCTCTAACCAGGCATTAAATGACATATCCTTTACCATCAAGAAAGGAGAGATCGTCGGTTTTCTTGGACCTAACGGTGCGGGAAAGACAACAACGATGAAGATCTTGACTTGCCTGATGCCTCCGACGGAAGGTCATGCTTCGGTATGTGGTTTGGATGTGCGGAAAAACCCGATTGGCATCCAGCGGTTGATAGGTTATTTGCCGGAGAACAATCCATTGTACGGGGATATGTTCGTTCAGGAGTATTTGAATTTTGTCTCGCAGATCTATCATATTCCGAATCGACAGGCGCGCATTACCGATATCATCCAACAAACCGGTCTGGTATCGCATGCCCACAAGCTGATCAAGGAACTCTCCAAGGGATACCGGCAACGGGTTGGATTGGCGCAGGCATTAATACACGATCCACAGGTCCTGATTTTGGATGAACCTACCACCGGGTTGGACCCCAATCAAATCCTGGAGATTCGGGAGATCATTCGTCAGCAGGGTAAAACCATTCTGCTTTCCACGCATATCATGCAGGAAGTTGAGGCGATGTGCGACCGCGTGATCATCATCCATAAAGGGAAGATTATTGCCGATAATTCAACGGCTGAGTTGAAGAAGCAAATTAAATCGCACGAACGCATTGTGGTCGAATTTGATCGCCCATTGACATTAGAATATTTCAAGAAAGACAAATATCTCCGCGAAGTAGAGATGATCGATAAACAAAGACTTACCATACGACAAAGAGAGCAGGAAGACCTGCGTACGCATCTCTTTGACTTTGCTGTTGCCCACAATCTCCGTATCCTGGAGATGTACCAGGAGCATAATAGCCTGGAAGATGTATTTCGTGAATTAACTCATGCCTGA
- a CDS encoding ABC transporter permease subunit: protein MWSIYRKEIRSLFSSLIAYIVIGFFLLVMGLMTWVFPEYSVLDYPYASLESFFRLAPTILTIMIPAITMRSFAEESQTGTLELLLTRPITLAALVWGKYLAYLSLVLITLLPTLIYYISLKSLAATPAMVDGGETLSAYLGLALQAASFTGIGMLASTWSSNQIIAFITGVFMCFILQWGFVFISKLPGWVGTWDYIVQQFGIDAHYSSISRGVIDSRDLLYFFTLILLSVEASHMVLASRT from the coding sequence ATGTGGAGTATCTACCGCAAGGAGATCAGATCTTTATTTAGCTCACTCATCGCTTACATTGTCATCGGTTTCTTTTTGCTGGTCATGGGATTGATGACCTGGGTTTTTCCAGAATACAGTGTACTTGATTATCCATATGCATCACTTGAGTCTTTCTTCAGGTTGGCACCTACCATCCTTACGATCATGATCCCTGCCATAACGATGCGGTCATTTGCCGAAGAGTCACAGACCGGAACCCTGGAATTATTACTGACCAGACCGATTACGCTTGCTGCGCTGGTCTGGGGGAAATACTTGGCTTATCTAAGTCTGGTCCTGATTACGTTATTGCCTACTTTGATATACTATATCAGTCTTAAATCACTGGCTGCAACACCGGCCATGGTTGATGGCGGAGAGACTTTGTCAGCGTACCTCGGTCTGGCGTTACAGGCAGCCAGTTTTACCGGCATAGGGATGCTGGCCAGCACCTGGTCCTCTAACCAGATTATTGCCTTCATCACGGGAGTGTTTATGTGTTTTATACTGCAATGGGGTTTTGTATTCATAAGCAAATTACCCGGATGGGTCGGAACATGGGATTACATTGTTCAGCAGTTTGGCATTGACGCACATTATTCATCCATCAGCCGGGGTGTTATTGACTCCCGGGATCTTTTGTATTTCTTTACACTGATCCTGTTATCCGTCGAAGCAAGTCATATGGTGCTGGCTTCACGAACCTGA